In Catalinimonas alkaloidigena, a single genomic region encodes these proteins:
- a CDS encoding SusC/RagA family TonB-linked outer membrane protein, with translation MNTSVHHLMGRVCPLLIGLMLVWDASGQGWVSLDRSREPAPEALAPAHEPQQAQQYQSLQEALEEVERQYDVSFTYVAKVVEGKQVVRKQPNGTQTSAEQQLRELLNGTNLTYQRLGDRYFVIKPREETRNANREAGTRLQRMTPPVDPLALRQSALMRIAPLDKNISGRVTDTKGEGIPGVNILEKGSATGTITDVNGNFTLTVSEGATLVVSAVGYMSKEIAVGNQASINVTLEDDVKALDEVVVVGYGTQSKRAVTGAVASIDYERFKDRSFSNVTQSLAGQLPGVNITQAQGAPGQSPIIRIRGISSITAGTNPLYVIDGMPIENFNLNTINPQDIESVEVLKDASSAAIYGSRGANGVILITTKLGRPGQTNVNVTYEHGIQEVVRQIDLMDAQQFVDYYVDAHNNAWVAAGGNASDPNDVRGTSYKIPEDFINNPGQFGAGTNWQDVMFRVAPIDNAQVSLSGGSEKTQYLLSTAFLNQQGVLDQNYYKRLTVRANLKQNISEKFTAGANLTFAGIYDRTDGIQGKSDVVSLGLQSDPIFPVYNENGNLGFKDPNSVWYRFAAYNDLQLWHPYSLTREIDKQNKTFNTLGTGYLEYNILEGLQFRSSVSVNLSNSRYDSYRYDKMKYGYSSPLAAQGDVNSTFMMNWLTENTLNYQKQFGAHQLNALIGYTTQKQRDEYMAVGAGNYPNDLVHTLNAGTVNGGTSTASEWSMLSYLARVNYNLNNKYFLTGTIRRDGSSRFGNNTKWGYFPSISGGWVLSDEAFMSGLNWVNTLKLRASYGVAGNNQIPNYGAVSLLGAANYVNGTSLANGLKVTTIANPDLKWEKTHQFNLGVDLLMLNNRVRIAAELYNSTTNDLLLNVPVPDITGFSTQLTNIGSMRNRGFEFNLHSENINRQLSWTTDFNFSLNRNQVMQLGPGDAPIIYTDYVVTVKTEVGQPISNFYGYIFDGVYNNQGEIDATPHHPSTTPGDPIVRDVNGDGQITEDDRTVIGNYQPNFISGMTNTFYYKGFEFSFMLQGSYGGEITNQLIRYNGIWNGGRNAYADVANYWRSESDPGDGKHFKPTIAPRGLQEKFSTYWVEDASFLRVKNIRIAYSLPKQLLARTPIKTARVYVNAENVFLFTDYSNYDPENTTYPATTYSPTATATTGMPSGAMIGVDYGSYPVPRIITIGTKIDF, from the coding sequence ATGAACACCAGTGTACACCACTTGATGGGAAGGGTATGCCCTTTGCTCATCGGCCTGATGCTGGTCTGGGATGCCTCAGGCCAGGGTTGGGTCAGTCTGGACCGATCCCGGGAACCTGCCCCGGAGGCGCTTGCGCCGGCCCACGAACCCCAACAGGCGCAGCAGTACCAATCCCTACAAGAAGCGCTTGAAGAAGTGGAACGGCAGTACGACGTCTCGTTTACCTACGTGGCCAAGGTCGTGGAGGGAAAGCAGGTGGTGCGCAAACAGCCGAACGGCACCCAGACCAGTGCAGAACAACAGCTACGCGAGTTGCTGAACGGCACGAACCTGACCTACCAACGCCTGGGCGACCGCTATTTTGTGATCAAACCCCGCGAAGAGACGCGCAACGCCAACCGGGAAGCCGGAACACGCCTCCAGCGCATGACGCCGCCGGTCGATCCGCTGGCCTTGCGGCAGAGCGCCCTGATGCGCATTGCACCGCTGGATAAAAACATTTCGGGCCGCGTGACCGATACCAAGGGCGAAGGGATTCCGGGCGTGAACATTCTGGAGAAGGGTTCGGCCACCGGCACCATCACCGACGTAAACGGCAACTTCACACTGACCGTCTCGGAGGGGGCCACGCTGGTGGTCAGTGCGGTGGGTTACATGTCCAAAGAGATTGCGGTCGGGAATCAGGCCTCGATCAACGTCACGCTGGAGGACGACGTAAAAGCGTTGGACGAAGTGGTGGTGGTGGGCTACGGCACACAGAGCAAACGGGCCGTGACGGGCGCGGTAGCTTCTATCGACTACGAGCGCTTCAAAGACCGGTCATTCAGCAACGTGACCCAATCGCTGGCGGGGCAGTTGCCGGGCGTCAACATCACGCAGGCGCAAGGCGCGCCGGGGCAGTCGCCCATCATCCGCATCCGGGGCATCAGTTCCATCACCGCCGGGACCAATCCGCTCTACGTGATCGACGGCATGCCCATCGAAAACTTCAACCTGAACACCATCAACCCCCAGGACATTGAGTCGGTCGAGGTGCTGAAAGATGCGTCATCGGCCGCGATTTACGGATCGCGCGGGGCGAACGGTGTTATTCTGATTACGACCAAACTGGGCCGTCCTGGCCAGACCAACGTCAACGTAACGTACGAACACGGCATTCAGGAAGTGGTGCGGCAGATCGACCTGATGGACGCGCAGCAGTTTGTGGACTACTACGTCGATGCGCACAACAACGCCTGGGTGGCGGCCGGTGGCAATGCCAGCGACCCGAACGACGTGCGCGGCACCTCGTACAAGATTCCGGAAGACTTCATCAACAACCCCGGGCAATTCGGGGCGGGGACCAACTGGCAGGACGTGATGTTCCGCGTCGCGCCCATCGACAACGCGCAAGTGTCGCTGTCGGGTGGTTCCGAAAAAACGCAGTACCTGTTGTCCACGGCGTTTCTGAACCAACAGGGCGTGCTGGACCAGAACTACTACAAGCGCCTGACGGTGCGCGCCAACCTGAAGCAAAACATTTCCGAGAAGTTTACGGCGGGCGCGAACCTGACGTTTGCGGGCATTTACGACCGGACCGACGGCATCCAGGGGAAAAGCGATGTGGTGAGCCTGGGTCTGCAAAGCGACCCGATTTTCCCGGTTTACAACGAAAACGGCAACCTGGGTTTCAAAGATCCCAACTCCGTGTGGTACCGGTTTGCGGCGTATAACGACCTGCAACTCTGGCACCCGTATTCGCTGACGCGCGAAATCGACAAACAGAACAAAACGTTCAACACACTCGGCACCGGCTATTTGGAATACAACATTCTGGAGGGGCTGCAGTTTCGTTCCAGCGTGAGTGTCAACCTGTCGAACAGCCGCTACGATTCGTACCGCTACGACAAAATGAAGTACGGCTACTCGTCGCCGCTGGCGGCGCAGGGCGACGTCAACTCCACGTTTATGATGAACTGGCTGACGGAGAACACGCTGAATTACCAGAAACAGTTCGGCGCGCACCAGCTCAACGCCCTGATCGGTTACACCACCCAGAAGCAGCGTGACGAGTACATGGCCGTGGGCGCGGGCAACTACCCGAACGACCTAGTCCACACGCTCAACGCCGGGACGGTGAACGGCGGCACCTCGACCGCCTCCGAATGGTCGATGCTGTCGTACCTGGCACGGGTCAACTACAACCTGAACAACAAGTACTTCCTGACCGGGACCATTCGCCGGGACGGCAGCTCGCGCTTCGGGAACAATACCAAGTGGGGCTATTTTCCGTCGATTTCGGGCGGCTGGGTGCTGTCGGATGAGGCGTTCATGAGTGGCCTCAACTGGGTCAATACCCTGAAACTGCGCGCCAGTTACGGGGTGGCCGGAAACAACCAGATTCCGAACTACGGGGCGGTCAGTCTGCTGGGTGCGGCCAACTACGTGAACGGCACCAGCCTGGCCAACGGCCTGAAGGTGACGACCATCGCCAACCCCGACCTGAAATGGGAAAAGACGCATCAGTTCAACCTGGGCGTCGACCTGCTGATGCTGAACAACCGCGTGCGGATCGCGGCCGAGCTGTACAACTCTACCACCAACGATCTGTTGCTGAACGTGCCCGTGCCCGACATCACCGGCTTCTCGACGCAGCTGACCAACATCGGCAGCATGCGCAACCGGGGTTTTGAATTCAACCTCCATTCGGAAAACATCAACCGGCAACTGTCCTGGACCACCGATTTCAATTTCTCGCTGAACCGCAACCAGGTGATGCAACTGGGACCGGGCGATGCGCCGATCATCTACACCGACTACGTGGTGACCGTGAAGACCGAAGTGGGGCAGCCCATCTCCAACTTCTACGGCTACATTTTCGACGGGGTCTACAACAACCAGGGCGAGATCGACGCCACCCCGCACCACCCGTCCACCACGCCCGGCGACCCGATTGTGCGCGACGTGAACGGCGACGGGCAGATTACGGAAGACGACCGGACGGTGATCGGCAACTACCAGCCCAACTTCATCAGCGGCATGACCAACACGTTCTACTACAAAGGGTTTGAGTTTTCGTTTATGCTGCAAGGCTCGTACGGCGGCGAAATCACCAACCAGTTGATCCGCTACAACGGCATCTGGAACGGGGGGCGCAATGCCTACGCCGACGTGGCCAACTACTGGCGCTCGGAGAGCGATCCCGGCGACGGCAAGCACTTCAAGCCGACCATTGCCCCACGCGGGTTGCAGGAGAAATTCTCGACCTACTGGGTGGAAGATGCGTCGTTTCTGCGGGTGAAAAACATCCGGATTGCTTATTCGCTGCCGAAGCAGTTGCTGGCGCGGACGCCCATCAAAACGGCCCGCGTGTACGTGAATGCCGAGAACGTCTTCCTGTTTACCGACTACTCGAACTACGATCCGGAAAACACGACGTATCCGGCCACGACCTACTCGCCCACAGCGACCGCAACCACCGGCATGCCCTCCGGCGCCATGATCGGTGTCGACTACGGTTCGTACCCGGTGCCGCGGATCATCACGATCGGGACCAAGATTGATTTTTAA
- a CDS encoding FecR family protein, translating to MNRNPHSRRKPTLFGAWWKSLSPEEQASLSDEEKELREVRFADRLPSEPPVSDETMHQDLARLQTALRKNAHPARPKARVRQMPVWVYRAAAVVSVGVMLWLAVLWMNAYWGETTLATGYGETREVVLSDGSRVMLNANSELRYPTRWDEGAPREVTLTGEAFFEIEKREQAGNKIKFIVHTEQLDVAVYGTSFNVMNRHDQTEVVLKEGSVHLNLKTEPGEIEMVPGDLVSVSAASGEILRKRVEPEQFSAWRASQLIFKATSLQQIAQRIEDIYGQNVVFERPALGQLELTGTFPADDLDQLLRLIDASSDEIVVVREGETIVFR from the coding sequence TTGAACCGAAACCCGCATTCCCGACGCAAGCCTACCCTTTTTGGAGCCTGGTGGAAAAGCCTTTCTCCGGAGGAACAAGCGTCCCTTTCGGACGAAGAGAAAGAACTGCGCGAGGTGCGTTTTGCCGACCGACTGCCTTCGGAGCCACCGGTATCCGACGAAACGATGCACCAAGACCTGGCTCGCCTGCAAACGGCTTTGCGCAAAAACGCGCACCCAGCCCGGCCCAAAGCGCGGGTACGGCAGATGCCGGTATGGGTATATCGGGCGGCGGCCGTCGTGTCGGTCGGGGTGATGCTCTGGCTCGCGGTGCTGTGGATGAATGCGTACTGGGGCGAGACGACCCTGGCGACCGGCTATGGCGAAACCCGCGAAGTGGTGCTGTCGGACGGGTCGCGGGTAATGCTCAACGCCAACTCCGAATTGCGCTATCCGACGCGCTGGGACGAAGGCGCGCCGCGAGAAGTCACCTTGACCGGTGAAGCTTTTTTTGAGATCGAAAAACGGGAGCAGGCCGGGAATAAAATCAAATTCATCGTCCATACCGAGCAACTGGATGTGGCCGTATACGGTACCAGCTTCAACGTGATGAACCGGCACGACCAGACGGAAGTGGTGCTGAAAGAAGGCAGCGTCCACCTGAACCTGAAGACGGAGCCCGGTGAAATCGAAATGGTGCCGGGCGATCTGGTGTCGGTGTCGGCGGCTTCCGGCGAAATCCTGCGCAAGCGGGTGGAACCGGAGCAGTTCAGCGCCTGGCGGGCGTCCCAGTTAATTTTCAAGGCGACTTCGTTGCAGCAGATTGCCCAGCGCATCGAGGACATCTACGGGCAGAACGTAGTTTTTGAGCGTCCTGCGCTGGGACAGCTCGAACTAACCGGCACCTTTCCGGCCGACGACCTGGATCAGTTGCTCCGCCTGATCGACGCTTCCTCCGACGAAATCGTCGTCGTGCGGGAAGGGGAGACGATCGTGTTTCGCTAA
- a CDS encoding RNA polymerase sigma factor → MTTNVEARWLQFLAGDEAAFSELYLTFYRDLYGYGQRVLQHEEDTRNQIHELFLYLWEHRAQLKPVHSVKAYLIISFRNRIFRFLARKRMIPTENVEQRLERDGFHFSSEDLLVAAESDHERVAGVAQAINELPARQREVIYLHYYHELTIQEIADALSLNYQSVANCLQKAYKKLRQQRRMQLLRTLLSLALPFSLLLGA, encoded by the coding sequence ATGACCACCAACGTCGAAGCACGCTGGCTTCAATTCCTTGCTGGGGACGAAGCGGCTTTTTCGGAACTCTACCTCACGTTCTACCGCGACTTGTATGGGTATGGGCAGCGTGTGCTCCAGCACGAAGAAGATACCCGCAACCAGATCCACGAACTTTTTCTTTACCTCTGGGAACACCGTGCGCAACTCAAGCCGGTTCATTCGGTCAAAGCGTACCTGATCATCTCGTTTCGCAACCGCATTTTTCGGTTTCTGGCGCGGAAGCGCATGATTCCGACCGAGAACGTGGAGCAGCGGCTGGAGCGCGACGGGTTTCATTTTTCGAGCGAGGATCTGCTGGTGGCGGCCGAGTCGGATCACGAGCGGGTGGCGGGCGTAGCGCAGGCCATCAACGAACTGCCGGCCCGGCAGCGCGAGGTGATTTACCTGCACTACTACCACGAACTGACCATTCAGGAGATTGCCGATGCGTTGTCGCTGAATTACCAGTCGGTGGCGAACTGTTTGCAGAAAGCGTATAAAAAACTGCGCCAGCAACGGCGCATGCAACTGCTGCGCACGCTGCTCTCGCTGGCGTTGCCGTTCTCCCTGCTTTTGGGGGCATAA
- a CDS encoding hydantoinase B/oxoprolinase family protein, which produces MTDTSRWRIRIDTGGTFTDCLALTPDHRLRRAKVLSSSALRGQVVGRDGDRLQIRQRWATDEDIFAGYTFTLPEGTFSTTVRHVNLQEGWLELEALPDPLPSFPFDFALTAGEEAPILAARLVTGTPLSEPLPPLEMRLGSTRGTNALLERKGASVALVITKGFADLLAIGTQQRPDLFTLQVEKAPALYTQVFEVDERLQADGSVLRSLTPDEIERVVTAVQQSRAATVALALMHSYRNPAHEQQLAEALQAADIAWVSVSSALAPGIRILPRAETAVVNAYLTPVLNDYLQNIRAKLAESQLLVMTSAGGLVGDAFFRPKDSLLSGPAGGVVGAAWSAQRSGIDRILTLDMGGTSTDVARWAGVYDYRQELRVGDAHLLSPALAIETVAAGGGSICAYDGHRLQVGPESAGAQPGPACYGAGGPLTITDVNLLLGRLAPDYFGIPVNQDAAQRAFERLKTQLPSQTDDAALLQGLLDIANEKMADAIRHISVQKGYDPTEYTLLAFGGAGGQHACRVAERLGILQVLVPADAGLLSALGMGAAVVERFASRQVLRPLEEAKPDLPALTEALAAEARAQLHAEGYADELLEVKQVHAFLRFRGQDSSLEIVYDEPDTLETRFLQRYREVYGHVVERPIEVVNWQVQVATRPPAPEDLPSEMETYTPSPEGHRRHYTGGGWHEVPVYLREAMRPGAVCAGPALLIDRNSTTVVEAGWAARIDAAGNALLSVEHENTTADLVAAPEAVQRELFANRLTGVAEEMGALLQRTAFSVNVKERLDFSCALLDQDAQLVVNAPHIPVHLGSLGLCVRQVREALPLGEGDVIITNHPGYGGSHLPDITLIAAAHTPDGMLIGYVANRAHHAELGGSRPGSMPPDARSLSEEGVVIAPTYLVRGGEVQWDTLEKLFTTGSYPTRAWEENRADLNAALASIRLGVTALQQLAEQHGLSALQQAMRALQTHAAQVARRGWTRFAPGTYQAEESLDDGTPLRVHLDVSHEHLSMDFTGSGGVHPGNLNATPAIVRSVILYVLRLLCPEDVPLNEGMLQDVSVHLPEGCLNPPFPADPTQCPAVVGGNTEVSQRLVDTLLKAFGVAAASQGTMNNLLFGNARFGYYETLGGGVGATEGYAGASAVHQHMTNTRITDPEVLEQRYPVRLERFAVRRGSGGKGQWAGGDGLVREIRFLEPVQLTLLTQRRQTGPYGQAGGHAGQPGRQRVIRQDGTEEGLQGVDGRDLNAGDRVVIETPGGGGWGSATQPEPKA; this is translated from the coding sequence ATGACTGACACGTCCCGCTGGCGCATCCGCATCGATACGGGTGGTACCTTCACCGATTGCCTGGCCCTCACCCCTGACCACCGCCTTCGTCGCGCGAAAGTCCTGAGTAGTAGCGCCCTGCGCGGACAGGTCGTGGGGCGGGACGGCGACCGATTACAAATCCGGCAACGCTGGGCGACCGATGAGGACATCTTTGCGGGATACACCTTCACGCTACCGGAGGGCACCTTCTCGACGACAGTCCGGCACGTGAACCTACAGGAAGGCTGGCTGGAACTGGAGGCGCTGCCCGATCCCCTGCCCTCCTTTCCGTTCGATTTTGCCCTGACGGCAGGCGAAGAAGCGCCCATCCTGGCGGCCCGGCTGGTGACGGGTACGCCCCTCTCCGAACCGCTTCCTCCGCTAGAAATGCGGCTCGGCTCGACGCGCGGCACCAACGCGCTGCTCGAACGCAAGGGCGCTTCGGTCGCGCTCGTCATCACGAAAGGGTTCGCCGATCTGCTCGCCATCGGGACCCAGCAACGCCCCGATCTGTTCACGTTGCAGGTCGAAAAAGCCCCGGCCCTGTACACGCAGGTCTTTGAAGTAGACGAGCGGTTGCAGGCCGACGGCTCTGTACTCCGGTCGCTGACGCCGGACGAAATCGAACGGGTGGTGACGGCGGTGCAACAAAGCCGGGCCGCCACGGTAGCTCTCGCGTTGATGCACAGCTACCGCAACCCTGCCCACGAACAGCAACTGGCCGAAGCCTTGCAGGCCGCAGACATAGCGTGGGTATCGGTGTCTTCGGCGCTGGCCCCGGGTATCCGCATCCTGCCCCGCGCGGAAACGGCAGTAGTCAATGCGTACCTGACGCCCGTGCTGAACGATTACTTGCAAAACATTCGGGCGAAGCTCGCGGAAAGCCAACTTTTGGTGATGACCAGTGCAGGTGGTCTGGTCGGCGACGCGTTTTTCCGCCCGAAAGACAGTCTGCTCAGCGGTCCGGCGGGGGGTGTGGTCGGCGCGGCCTGGTCGGCGCAACGCTCCGGCATCGACAGAATTCTCACGCTCGACATGGGCGGTACCAGTACCGACGTGGCCCGCTGGGCCGGGGTGTACGATTACCGCCAGGAATTGCGGGTAGGCGACGCGCATCTGCTCAGTCCGGCGCTGGCCATCGAAACGGTGGCGGCGGGCGGCGGCTCCATCTGTGCCTACGACGGTCACCGTCTCCAGGTCGGTCCCGAAAGCGCGGGCGCACAACCCGGCCCGGCCTGTTACGGAGCGGGCGGGCCGCTGACCATCACCGACGTCAACCTGCTCCTGGGCCGCTTGGCACCCGATTATTTCGGCATTCCGGTCAACCAGGACGCGGCACAACGTGCGTTCGAGCGACTCAAAACGCAACTCCCGTCCCAAACCGACGATGCGGCCCTGTTGCAGGGATTGCTCGACATCGCGAACGAAAAAATGGCCGACGCCATCCGGCATATCTCGGTTCAGAAAGGCTACGATCCCACGGAATACACGCTGCTGGCCTTCGGAGGGGCGGGCGGACAACATGCCTGTCGCGTGGCCGAACGGTTGGGGATCTTGCAGGTGCTGGTTCCGGCCGATGCGGGCTTGCTTAGTGCGCTGGGCATGGGCGCGGCCGTGGTGGAACGCTTCGCCAGCCGGCAGGTGCTACGTCCCCTGGAAGAGGCAAAACCCGACCTGCCGGCGCTGACCGAGGCCCTTGCCGCAGAAGCACGTGCCCAACTCCACGCCGAGGGGTACGCCGACGAGTTGCTGGAGGTGAAACAGGTCCATGCGTTTCTCCGCTTTCGGGGACAGGACTCGTCGCTGGAAATCGTGTACGATGAACCGGACACGTTGGAAACCCGCTTCCTGCAACGCTACCGGGAAGTCTACGGCCACGTCGTCGAACGCCCGATCGAAGTGGTGAACTGGCAGGTGCAGGTCGCCACGCGTCCGCCCGCTCCCGAGGATCTCCCGTCCGAGATGGAAACCTACACCCCTTCGCCGGAGGGGCATCGCCGACACTACACCGGCGGCGGATGGCACGAGGTGCCGGTCTACCTGCGGGAGGCCATGCGACCGGGAGCCGTGTGTGCGGGTCCGGCTTTGCTCATCGACCGAAACAGCACCACAGTAGTAGAAGCCGGGTGGGCGGCACGCATCGATGCGGCGGGCAACGCCCTCCTTTCCGTCGAACACGAAAACACGACCGCCGACCTGGTCGCCGCGCCCGAAGCCGTGCAACGCGAACTCTTTGCCAATCGCCTGACGGGTGTGGCCGAAGAGATGGGTGCGCTGTTGCAACGCACCGCCTTTTCGGTAAACGTGAAGGAACGCCTCGATTTCTCCTGTGCGCTGCTGGATCAGGACGCGCAACTGGTCGTAAACGCGCCGCACATTCCGGTCCACCTGGGGAGCCTGGGCCTTTGCGTCCGGCAGGTTCGGGAAGCGCTTCCGCTGGGCGAAGGCGACGTGATCATCACCAACCATCCCGGCTACGGCGGATCGCACCTCCCCGACATCACGCTGATTGCCGCCGCACACACCCCCGACGGTATGCTGATCGGGTACGTCGCGAACCGCGCCCATCACGCCGAACTCGGCGGTTCCCGTCCCGGCTCCATGCCGCCCGATGCCCGCTCGCTGTCCGAAGAGGGCGTCGTAATCGCGCCGACCTACCTCGTGCGAGGTGGCGAAGTACAGTGGGATACGTTGGAAAAGCTTTTTACGACCGGTTCCTACCCGACCCGCGCCTGGGAAGAAAACCGCGCCGACCTGAACGCCGCCCTCGCCTCCATCCGCCTGGGCGTGACGGCATTGCAACAACTGGCGGAGCAACACGGCCTTTCCGCATTGCAACAGGCCATGCGGGCATTGCAGACCCACGCGGCCCAGGTGGCCCGCCGGGGCTGGACCCGTTTCGCTCCCGGTACGTACCAGGCTGAAGAATCGCTCGACGACGGCACGCCTCTGCGGGTACACCTGGATGTCTCGCATGAGCATCTGTCGATGGATTTTACCGGTTCGGGCGGGGTGCATCCCGGCAATCTGAACGCCACGCCCGCCATCGTGCGCAGCGTGATTCTCTACGTGTTGCGCCTCCTCTGTCCAGAAGACGTGCCGCTCAACGAAGGCATGTTGCAGGACGTCTCGGTACACCTCCCCGAAGGCTGCCTGAATCCGCCGTTTCCCGCCGATCCGACGCAATGTCCGGCCGTGGTCGGCGGCAATACGGAAGTCAGCCAGCGCCTGGTCGATACGTTGCTGAAGGCGTTCGGGGTGGCGGCGGCCAGTCAGGGTACGATGAACAACCTCCTGTTTGGCAACGCGCGGTTCGGGTACTACGAGACGCTGGGTGGCGGTGTGGGGGCAACGGAGGGCTACGCGGGGGCGTCGGCGGTGCATCAGCACATGACCAACACGCGCATCACCGATCCCGAAGTGCTGGAACAGCGCTATCCCGTCCGCCTCGAACGGTTCGCGGTGCGTCGAGGCTCCGGTGGGAAGGGTCAATGGGCCGGTGGTGATGGGCTGGTGCGGGAGATCCGCTTTCTGGAACCGGTGCAACTCACCCTGCTCACGCAACGGCGGCAGACCGGTCCCTACGGCCAAGCGGGGGGGCACGCCGGACAACCCGGTCGACAGCGCGTCATCCGACAGGATGGCACCGAAGAGGGGTTGCAAGGCGTCGACGGGCGTGACCTGAACGCCGGGGATCGGGTCGTCATCGAAACGCCAGGCGGCGGCGGCTGGGGCAGCGCGACGCAACCCGAACCGAAGGCATAG
- the rlmF gene encoding 23S rRNA (adenine(1618)-N(6))-methyltransferase RlmF produces the protein MRPAKKEHPAEKHQLHPRSKHRGRYHFQELIASCPELAPFVALNPYGDESINFFDPQAVKTLNKALLKHHYHVDQWDIPAHYLCPPIPGRADYLHYMADVLRDSVPAPLGQAIPTGPTIRCLDVGVGANGIYPLLGTQEYGWSFVGSDIDPVALQAATKILDRNPTLHARITLRHQREPTRIFQGILQKGEYVDFSLCNPPFHASRAEAHAGSVRKLSNLKRKKVRNPTLNFGGQSNELWCAGGEEAFVQKMIRESQRFATSCFWFSTLVAKQAHLKTVYQTLKQVAAADVNTIPMGHGNKISRIVTWTFLTKPEQEDWVRSRWAEALRPPL, from the coding sequence ATGCGTCCTGCCAAGAAAGAACATCCTGCCGAAAAGCATCAGTTGCATCCCCGAAGCAAGCATCGCGGACGTTACCACTTTCAGGAACTCATCGCAAGCTGTCCGGAACTGGCGCCGTTTGTGGCGCTGAACCCGTATGGAGACGAATCCATCAACTTTTTTGATCCGCAGGCGGTCAAGACGCTGAACAAAGCGCTGCTGAAACACCATTACCACGTGGACCAGTGGGACATTCCTGCCCACTACCTGTGTCCGCCCATCCCCGGCAGAGCCGACTACCTGCACTACATGGCCGACGTGTTGCGCGACAGTGTGCCCGCTCCGCTAGGTCAGGCGATTCCCACCGGGCCGACCATCAGGTGCCTGGACGTAGGTGTAGGAGCTAATGGCATCTACCCGCTCCTGGGCACGCAAGAGTACGGCTGGTCGTTCGTGGGCTCGGACATCGATCCGGTGGCGCTCCAGGCAGCGACAAAGATTCTGGACCGGAACCCCACCCTGCACGCGCGGATTACCCTGCGGCACCAACGGGAGCCGACGCGTATCTTTCAAGGCATTCTTCAAAAGGGCGAATATGTGGATTTTTCCCTCTGCAATCCTCCGTTTCATGCGTCACGCGCGGAAGCCCACGCCGGGTCGGTCCGCAAGCTGAGTAACCTCAAACGGAAGAAAGTCCGTAACCCGACCCTGAATTTCGGCGGTCAGAGCAACGAACTGTGGTGCGCGGGCGGCGAAGAAGCGTTTGTGCAAAAGATGATTCGCGAGAGCCAGCGGTTCGCAACGTCCTGTTTCTGGTTTTCGACGCTGGTGGCCAAACAGGCGCACCTGAAAACGGTCTACCAAACCCTGAAGCAAGTGGCTGCTGCCGACGTAAACACCATTCCGATGGGGCATGGCAACAAGATCAGCCGCATCGTGACCTGGACGTTTCTGACGAAACCCGAGCAGGAAGACTGGGTCCGCTCCCGCTGGGCCGAAGCGCTGCGGCCTCCGCTTTGA